The Humulus lupulus chromosome 4, drHumLupu1.1, whole genome shotgun sequence genome has a window encoding:
- the LOC133832921 gene encoding uncharacterized protein LOC133832921: MAANDPNIPKEEILDEDEYPQRSGKQPMAPPPQDAQAPPPQDVHVPPRRTRGQPRKNTATRRAKQPPPPTEQPVPSRPQRGNRAEGAANPTAEAPVGIGNNRTPSKAQTRNPGATQNVQEDDRMNSGPSRPHNGRQPPSPIRHPPSPIRHPSPIRRDAQPAHRDRERRVEQRHGNEDTVRERRGPHPTRNQVSRSQTIEIRRPAGNPSRNNHATSHVSEISGDARFVSIYNSEPGMPKIEEITQIYGSI, translated from the exons ATggctgcaaatgatcccaatattcctaaGGAGGAAATTCTAGATGAAGATGAGTACCCCCAACGctctggaaagcagcctatg GCCCCGCCTCCGCAAGATGCCCAGGCTCCACCTCCACAGGATGTTCATGTCCCACCTCGTAGGACTCGGGGGCAACCGCGTAAAAACACGGCCACCAGGAGAGCgaagcaacctccgccaccaacAGAGCAGCCTGTCCCATCGAGACCCCAGAGAGGTAACCGGGCTGAAGGTGCTGCCAACCCAACTGCAGAGGCACCAGTAGGAATAGGGAATAACCGAACCCCCTCAAAGGCTCAGACCCGAAATCCTGGTGCCACGCAGAATGTGCAAGAGGATGATCGAATGAATTCAGGTCCTTCTAGGCCCCATAATGGACGACAGCCACCttctccaataaggcacccaccatcgccaataaggcacccctcgccaatTCGGAGGGATGCGCAACCGGCCCatcgtgatagggaaaggcgagttGAGCAAAGACATGGGAATGAAGATACTGTTAGGGAGCGTAGGGGTCCCCATCCCACGAGGAACCAAGTGTCTCGATCTCAAACTATTGAGATAAGGAGACCAGCAGGAAACCCATCTCGTaataatcatgcaacgagccatgtcagcgAAATCTCGGGTGACGCTAGATTCGTGAGTATATATAACTCGGAGCCAGGAATGCCAAAAATTGAGGAGATCACCCAGATTTATGGGAGtatttaa